Proteins from one Bacteroides zhangwenhongii genomic window:
- a CDS encoding RagB/SusD family nutrient uptake outer membrane protein: MKKKHILYVAMLSLGMAASSCSDYLNVSDKLEETTQNLEKIFMSKELSEQWLAQAYAYLTLYNSDINNREYCLTNFADDYIFGDAMSELRRFKYAEYDEEFHRSAWYEAYNGIRQASIFIHNIDRNPEFTPEERKDYKAQARFVRAYLYWKLLQKFGPIPLMPDKGMDYSLSYDEIATPRSTYDECANFIAQEMVLAAYDLPEDRDSRNIARPTRGAALAARAKALLYAASPINNPGGPGDPIPSERFTDMVDDQGRLLMGQEYNEEKWAKAAAAAKDVVEMGKRGVYRLYTVKARSEGTIDYPATITPPPHKPFSDQNYPDGWADIDPLQSYQNMFNGNLHPSDNPEMIFTVGQNINASTLSQRGMPREIGGWNCYAMTGKQCDAYEMNDGTPFDKTKKYTGDDMYISASEAASGTYAPLLEGVNKRYAHREPRFYASCAYNGTFWPATSAELPEDRNKQVFYYRGMDSGWGIKDNVLRTGIGVMKYISTRDNAKAGTIIAKPIVGIRYADVLLWYAEALNELNPGAQYTIPSWDGSQSYTITRDKEEMHYAIKRVRLRAGLPDYDETDVYQNQGAFRKALKHERQIEFFAENSRYFDLRRWKDAQKEESMPITGCNIYMSETAKDYFHTQVTLSDIPTTFNRKMYFWPISKNELNKNMRMTQNPGWESYDQ, from the coding sequence ATGAAAAAGAAACATATATTATATGTAGCCATGCTGAGCCTGGGAATGGCCGCAAGCTCATGCTCTGATTATTTGAATGTATCGGATAAACTGGAAGAAACGACTCAAAATTTGGAAAAGATTTTCATGAGTAAAGAACTCTCCGAACAATGGCTGGCACAAGCCTATGCTTATCTGACACTTTATAATTCGGATATTAACAACAGAGAGTATTGCCTTACCAATTTTGCGGATGATTATATCTTTGGCGATGCCATGTCTGAACTTCGCAGGTTCAAATATGCCGAATACGATGAAGAGTTTCACCGTAGTGCCTGGTATGAGGCATACAACGGTATCCGCCAAGCTTCCATCTTTATTCATAACATTGACCGCAATCCGGAATTTACACCGGAAGAAAGAAAAGACTACAAAGCGCAAGCACGCTTTGTCCGCGCCTATCTTTATTGGAAATTGTTGCAAAAGTTCGGCCCTATACCATTGATGCCGGACAAAGGAATGGACTACTCGCTTAGTTATGACGAAATTGCCACTCCGCGCAGCACGTACGATGAGTGTGCGAACTTTATTGCTCAAGAAATGGTGTTGGCAGCTTATGATCTGCCGGAAGACCGCGACAGCCGTAACATTGCCCGTCCTACACGTGGTGCCGCACTGGCTGCCCGGGCAAAAGCATTGCTTTACGCTGCCAGCCCCATCAACAATCCCGGAGGACCGGGCGACCCGATACCATCGGAACGCTTCACAGATATGGTAGACGATCAAGGCCGCCTATTGATGGGACAGGAATATAATGAGGAAAAATGGGCAAAAGCCGCAGCAGCAGCGAAAGACGTAGTAGAAATGGGGAAAAGAGGAGTATACAGACTCTATACCGTGAAAGCGCGTTCGGAAGGAACAATTGACTATCCGGCCACTATTACACCTCCACCTCATAAACCTTTTTCAGACCAAAACTATCCGGACGGATGGGCGGATATTGATCCTTTGCAATCCTATCAGAATATGTTCAACGGCAACCTTCACCCGTCCGACAATCCGGAAATGATATTCACCGTAGGACAAAACATTAATGCCAGTACCTTATCCCAACGAGGTATGCCTAGAGAAATAGGCGGATGGAATTGCTATGCCATGACTGGTAAACAATGTGATGCCTACGAAATGAACGACGGTACTCCATTCGATAAAACAAAGAAATATACCGGTGACGATATGTATATTAGTGCTTCAGAGGCAGCAAGCGGGACTTATGCACCTCTCCTTGAAGGAGTAAACAAGCGCTATGCACATCGTGAACCACGCTTCTACGCTTCTTGCGCCTATAACGGAACATTCTGGCCTGCCACTAGTGCAGAACTGCCTGAGGACCGCAACAAACAGGTGTTCTACTATCGCGGAATGGACAGTGGATGGGGAATTAAGGATAATGTGTTGCGTACAGGAATCGGAGTGATGAAATACATCAGCACACGTGATAATGCCAAAGCCGGAACTATCATAGCCAAGCCCATTGTCGGTATCCGCTATGCCGACGTGCTTCTGTGGTATGCCGAAGCTTTGAACGAACTGAATCCGGGCGCACAATACACCATTCCTTCGTGGGACGGCAGTCAGTCTTATACCATCACCCGTGATAAGGAAGAGATGCACTATGCCATCAAAAGAGTACGTCTGCGTGCTGGTCTCCCCGATTATGATGAAACCGATGTGTATCAAAACCAAGGAGCTTTCCGGAAGGCACTGAAGCACGAACGCCAGATTGAATTCTTTGCTGAGAACAGCCGCTATTTCGACCTTCGGAGATGGAAGGATGCACAGAAAGAAGAGTCCATGCCGATAACAGGGTGTAATATCTATATGAGTGAGACGGCAAAAGATTATTTTCACACGCAAGTGACGCTGTCCGATATTCCGACCACTTTCAACCGTAAGATGTATTTCTGGCCAATTTCCAAAAACGAGTTGAATAAAAACATGCGGATGACACAAAATCCGGGATGGGAAAGCTATGACCAATAA
- a CDS encoding SusC/RagA family TonB-linked outer membrane protein, with the protein MKRILFIAICLLTGCVWGTYAQNKSIEVSGNVKDETGMPLIGVNISVKNTSGLGVITDIDGNYTIKIAPYSTLIYSYIGMVTQEILIKENMKKVNVVLKESTKNVIDEVVVTGTGVQKKVTVTGAVSTVNVDLLKTPTSSVTNALAGNVPGIMAMQNSGQPGKNISDFWIRGISTFGASNSALVLVDGFERSLDEINVEDIESFSVLKDASATAIYGSRGANGVVLITTRHGKAGKVNINAKVQSSYNTRTYTPSFVDGPTYASMLNESRVTRGLEPLYDEADMYLFRSGMDPDLYPNVNWMDALLKDGAMTQRANVDISGGGTTARYFVSMSYLNEDGMYKVDSSIRDKYDSNPNYQRWNYRMNVDVDVTKTTLLKMGISGWLSKQNEPGCGGGESQLWASIVGHNPISTPIYYSDGKLGSSGTGNKANPWMLSTQNGYKEKWNNTIQTNITLEQDLKFITKGLKFTGRFGFDTFNENTKLHEQWPELWKAERERDSNGNMVFHKLADEQVMKHSSSAKGTRKEFFEAILNYSRTFGDHRVGGTLKYTQDANTNTQSVSDYEWLDRKHQGLAGRFTYGWKYRYFFDFNFGYNGSENFAPGRQFGFFPAYSLAWNIAEESFVKKNLPWLSMFKLRYSYGKVGSDNVGRRFPYLPGFSNLNEYSYTWGDYVDTSWAGGNNSNKYNALTYSMITSEEITWEIATKHDVGLDISVLNDKISGTIDYFHETRDGIFMNRTNLPWIVGMNGLKANANVGKVLSKGFDGNIAYHDKFGKVDFTLRGNFTYSKNEIQEYDEVNSLYPYKMKAGQRVGQALGLVAVGLFKDYEDIRNSPDQSPVGGSSIMPGDIKYKDVNGDGRIGDSDVVPIGATTRPNLIYGFGVSAQWKGLDVNVHFQGAGKSSFFIKGQSIYAFSEGEWGNVFDDYVGNYWSLDNPDPNAKYPRLSWNGNANNNRASTFWLRDGSYLRLKTLEVGYTLPKNISRVLYMNNIRVFFIGTNLLTFSKFKMWDPEMGSSTGQQYPLSKSYTLGLTVTL; encoded by the coding sequence ATGAAAAGAATATTATTCATTGCAATCTGTCTGCTAACGGGTTGCGTCTGGGGAACGTATGCTCAAAACAAAAGCATAGAAGTCTCCGGAAACGTGAAAGACGAGACCGGGATGCCGCTCATCGGTGTCAATATCTCCGTGAAAAACACAAGTGGTTTGGGGGTGATTACCGACATTGATGGAAACTACACTATCAAAATAGCTCCATACAGTACTCTGATCTACTCGTATATCGGTATGGTAACACAGGAAATATTGATTAAAGAGAACATGAAAAAGGTCAATGTGGTGCTGAAAGAGTCGACCAAAAACGTCATTGATGAGGTAGTGGTAACCGGTACCGGTGTACAAAAGAAAGTAACCGTGACAGGAGCTGTCTCCACAGTAAATGTGGATTTGCTGAAAACACCAACTTCGAGCGTTACCAACGCTTTGGCCGGAAATGTACCGGGCATTATGGCCATGCAGAACAGCGGTCAGCCCGGAAAAAACATTTCCGATTTCTGGATCCGCGGTATTTCCACATTCGGAGCAAGCAACAGCGCTTTGGTGCTGGTAGACGGTTTCGAGCGTAGCCTTGACGAGATTAACGTGGAAGATATCGAATCTTTCTCCGTACTCAAAGACGCCTCGGCCACAGCTATCTACGGTTCACGAGGTGCAAACGGAGTGGTATTGATTACCACCAGACACGGTAAGGCAGGCAAAGTAAATATCAATGCAAAAGTACAATCTTCTTACAACACCCGTACCTACACACCCTCGTTCGTTGACGGGCCTACGTATGCCTCCATGCTGAACGAATCACGAGTGACACGCGGACTGGAGCCTCTTTATGACGAAGCAGACATGTATTTGTTCCGCAGCGGAATGGACCCCGACCTTTATCCAAATGTCAACTGGATGGATGCATTGTTGAAAGACGGTGCCATGACTCAACGCGCCAATGTAGACATCAGCGGTGGTGGTACCACAGCCCGTTATTTCGTCTCCATGAGTTACCTGAACGAAGACGGTATGTATAAAGTGGACAGTTCAATAAGAGACAAATATGACTCCAACCCCAATTACCAACGCTGGAACTATCGTATGAACGTGGACGTCGACGTTACCAAGACCACTTTACTGAAAATGGGCATATCCGGATGGTTATCCAAACAGAATGAACCGGGATGCGGAGGGGGAGAATCACAATTGTGGGCATCTATCGTAGGCCATAATCCAATCTCTACACCAATATACTACTCCGACGGGAAATTAGGAAGTTCCGGTACGGGCAATAAAGCTAACCCTTGGATGCTTTCCACGCAAAACGGATACAAAGAAAAATGGAATAACACCATACAAACCAACATCACATTGGAACAAGACCTGAAGTTCATCACCAAAGGACTGAAGTTCACGGGACGCTTCGGATTCGACACCTTCAACGAGAACACAAAGCTTCACGAACAATGGCCCGAACTTTGGAAGGCTGAACGGGAACGGGACAGTAATGGGAACATGGTTTTCCATAAACTTGCTGATGAACAGGTGATGAAGCACAGTTCCTCCGCCAAAGGCACACGTAAAGAGTTTTTCGAGGCCATTCTGAACTATAGCCGCACTTTCGGCGACCACCGGGTGGGAGGAACGTTGAAATACACTCAAGATGCCAATACCAATACACAAAGCGTCAGTGATTATGAATGGCTCGACCGCAAACATCAAGGGCTTGCCGGGCGATTCACATACGGATGGAAATACCGCTACTTCTTCGACTTCAACTTCGGCTACAACGGTTCCGAGAATTTTGCACCCGGACGCCAGTTCGGATTTTTCCCCGCCTACTCTTTGGCCTGGAACATCGCAGAGGAATCTTTCGTGAAAAAGAACTTGCCTTGGCTCAGTATGTTCAAGCTCCGCTACTCTTACGGTAAGGTCGGTAGCGATAACGTAGGCAGACGCTTTCCCTACTTACCCGGATTCAGCAACCTAAATGAGTATTCATACACATGGGGAGACTACGTAGATACTTCTTGGGCAGGAGGAAACAATAGCAACAAGTACAATGCACTGACCTATTCAATGATTACCTCCGAAGAAATCACTTGGGAGATTGCCACAAAGCATGATGTGGGATTGGACATATCTGTTCTCAATGACAAAATATCGGGTACGATTGACTATTTTCACGAGACACGCGACGGAATTTTCATGAATCGTACCAATCTACCGTGGATTGTCGGCATGAACGGACTGAAAGCCAATGCCAATGTGGGTAAGGTACTTTCAAAAGGTTTCGACGGCAATATAGCCTACCACGACAAGTTCGGAAAAGTAGACTTTACTTTACGCGGCAACTTTACTTATAGCAAGAATGAGATTCAAGAATACGATGAAGTAAACTCACTCTATCCGTATAAAATGAAGGCCGGTCAGCGTGTCGGTCAAGCATTGGGTTTGGTAGCCGTAGGATTATTCAAAGACTATGAAGATATCCGTAACAGCCCTGACCAAAGCCCGGTAGGCGGTTCTTCGATTATGCCCGGTGACATCAAATACAAGGACGTCAATGGCGACGGAAGAATCGGTGATAGCGATGTCGTCCCCATCGGAGCGACAACCCGTCCGAATTTGATTTATGGTTTCGGAGTCTCCGCACAATGGAAGGGACTTGATGTCAATGTACATTTTCAAGGAGCAGGCAAATCATCGTTCTTCATCAAAGGGCAAAGTATCTATGCATTCAGTGAGGGTGAATGGGGAAATGTGTTTGATGACTACGTTGGTAACTACTGGAGCCTGGATAACCCCGACCCCAATGCCAAATACCCCCGTCTGAGCTGGAACGGCAATGCCAATAATAATCGTGCCTCCACTTTCTGGCTGCGTGACGGTTCTTACCTCCGCCTAAAAACCTTGGAAGTAGGCTACACATTGCCTAAGAATATTTCACGTGTATTATACATGAACAATATCAGGGTATTCTTCATCGGAACGAATCTGTTAACTTTCAGCAAATTCAAGATGTGGGATCCGGAAATGGGAAGCAGCACGGGACAACAGTATCCGCTGAGCAAATCATATACATTGGGACTGACCGTCACCCTGTAA
- a CDS encoding DUF4973 domain-containing protein, protein MKNYIAYFLMSGLLLTNAACNDEWEDEIYYQNIALKAVINSEGVTNIYIPYEGNGEFVYQLPVIIGGSQINESDLDIQIEVDKDTLKDLNTERYKLREDLYYQELPQVNYELPSGTCHIPAGEWQGLYDIKFKFSGLDLRHKWVLPLTIVDTDAYDPNPRQNYRKALLRVMPYNDYSGTYSATNMKIYIDDDQYSMVVEERNLFVMSENQCFFYAGNISEELIDREKYKIALTFNEDGTIGAKAVDSENQIDFEVIGQPTYTTRVMEDATYPYIEHHYTTINMEYRYNDVSTYEDYEIPNRVKGSMSMERKLDTLKPERDQIQW, encoded by the coding sequence ATGAAAAATTATATCGCATATTTTTTAATGTCAGGATTGCTGCTAACAAATGCGGCCTGCAACGACGAATGGGAAGATGAAATCTACTATCAGAATATCGCTCTGAAAGCCGTAATCAATAGCGAAGGAGTGACAAATATCTATATACCCTACGAAGGGAATGGAGAGTTTGTCTATCAGCTACCGGTCATCATAGGAGGCTCACAAATCAACGAATCCGATCTAGACATACAGATTGAAGTAGACAAGGATACGTTGAAGGATCTGAATACTGAACGATACAAACTGAGAGAAGACTTGTATTATCAGGAACTTCCGCAGGTGAACTACGAATTGCCTTCGGGCACTTGCCACATTCCAGCCGGAGAATGGCAAGGACTGTATGATATTAAATTCAAGTTTTCAGGATTGGATCTAAGACACAAATGGGTATTGCCGTTGACTATTGTCGACACAGACGCTTACGATCCCAATCCACGACAGAACTATCGGAAAGCGTTGTTACGCGTAATGCCTTATAATGACTATTCTGGTACGTACTCAGCCACTAATATGAAAATATATATCGATGACGACCAATATTCGATGGTAGTAGAAGAACGTAACCTTTTTGTCATGAGCGAAAACCAATGCTTCTTCTATGCAGGAAATATCAGCGAGGAATTGATAGATCGTGAGAAGTATAAAATCGCCTTGACTTTCAACGAGGACGGAACAATTGGCGCGAAAGCGGTTGATTCGGAAAATCAGATAGACTTCGAAGTAATCGGACAACCAACTTACACAACGAGAGTAATGGAGGATGCCACTTACCCTTACATCGAACACCATTACACCACCATCAATATGGAATACCGTTACAACGACGTGAGTACGTATGAAGACTATGAGATTCCTAACCGGGTGAAAGGAAGTATGAGCATGGAACGCAAGTTAGATACATTGAAACCTGAACGAGATCAAATTCAGTGGTAA
- a CDS encoding IPT/TIG domain-containing protein — translation MKRKTTISTVWKQATLVFFSSICLSGLGGCQDGGTTYGAPQGSPSNPDQPVTFTDFTPNEGPVRTRMYINGENFGTDISLIEVFIGGQKAKVIHSSDKQIYCMVPARASGGYVEVTIKNPDGNEYVKHTFDQRFTYHFNEMVGTLWGKVDENGNSSVKNGSFEEAETVEPRLALFDDKDGRREIYFCEGNKTIRKMNLDTQEVTTILKSGSVDWKSINTMCWSKEKDTLFVNNVTTVKDAPGIYYFLRKENFQIPHNCVIMKNVNCIFINDADPDDWGIYFITKDKSMLYKGIFNPETGLWDPQELHTFGSGGQWYENAVFHPEGKYLYCLARGQHCIQKVIYHPETNQLEKPDVFVGYSGSGGYMDGVGTNARFDIPMQGVFVKNEQYIKEGKDDIYDFYVMDAGNHCVRIVSPEGVVTTYAGRGSASSDGRTWGYIDGPIRTDARFSTPMGLCYEKSTATFYVCDKNNRRIRTISVQ, via the coding sequence AATTTCAACTGTATGGAAACAAGCCACTTTGGTATTTTTTTCATCAATTTGCTTGAGCGGATTAGGAGGATGTCAAGATGGGGGAACCACATACGGGGCACCTCAGGGTTCTCCCTCCAATCCTGATCAACCGGTGACTTTCACCGATTTTACCCCCAACGAGGGTCCTGTACGTACACGCATGTATATCAACGGTGAAAACTTCGGAACGGACATTTCCCTTATCGAAGTATTTATAGGTGGACAGAAGGCAAAGGTCATTCACTCGTCCGACAAACAGATTTATTGCATGGTACCGGCACGTGCCAGCGGCGGATACGTAGAAGTGACCATCAAGAATCCCGATGGAAACGAGTATGTGAAACACACGTTCGATCAAAGGTTCACGTATCATTTTAACGAAATGGTAGGAACACTTTGGGGTAAAGTAGATGAAAACGGAAACAGTTCCGTGAAAAACGGAAGTTTTGAAGAGGCAGAGACTGTTGAACCGCGATTGGCTTTGTTTGACGACAAAGACGGAAGAAGGGAAATCTATTTTTGCGAAGGTAACAAAACCATCCGTAAGATGAACCTCGACACTCAAGAAGTAACTACGATATTAAAATCCGGTTCCGTAGATTGGAAGTCCATCAATACGATGTGTTGGAGCAAGGAAAAAGACACCTTGTTTGTTAACAACGTAACCACAGTGAAGGATGCTCCCGGTATATATTACTTCTTAAGAAAAGAGAACTTCCAAATTCCACACAACTGCGTGATCATGAAAAACGTGAACTGTATTTTCATCAACGATGCGGATCCGGACGACTGGGGAATCTATTTTATCACCAAAGACAAGTCGATGCTTTATAAAGGTATATTCAATCCTGAAACCGGATTATGGGATCCTCAAGAACTTCACACCTTCGGAAGTGGCGGACAATGGTATGAGAATGCGGTTTTTCATCCTGAGGGCAAATACCTTTACTGTCTGGCGCGCGGACAACACTGCATTCAGAAAGTGATCTACCACCCCGAAACCAACCAACTGGAGAAGCCTGACGTATTCGTCGGTTATTCCGGTTCGGGAGGATATATGGACGGAGTAGGAACGAATGCCCGCTTCGACATCCCGATGCAAGGCGTATTTGTAAAAAATGAACAATACATAAAGGAGGGAAAAGATGATATTTATGACTTTTACGTAATGGATGCCGGCAACCATTGTGTACGTATCGTATCTCCCGAAGGAGTTGTCACGACTTATGCAGGACGGGGTAGCGCCTCTTCCGACGGCAGAACTTGGGGATATATCGACGGACCGATACGAACCGATGCCCGTTTCTCCACTCCAATGGGACTCTGTTATGAGAAATCGACCGCCACATTCTACGTCTGTGACAAGAACAACAGACGCATCCGTACCATTTCTGTTCAGTAA
- a CDS encoding DUF1735 domain-containing protein: MKYNNFLFCFLLNTVVAFSSACNDDNEEAGNLACFQESGYVAAEFSYQDDNFEQTMTVLNRGMGTFNTQITPYTQAEMAAYNQKNGTNYHVMPEGTYKLSETNLSFTDSEKAKDILVTMYPNKLFEVIRKDTESKQYALPLKVGNRSNSGAIYVVNMDYPVLKLSEEEITLRMVNEEEERSITACTYEEQEATEPIPNKGNISLDLTIPNNAEEWLKEYNTKNSTEYQLLPSTAYELDKMTGTEGEEQCSASIKVKRTLSSGEPLGYGNYIVPIKLTGIDNKVAVNHDIHIIKVINTNEYNDVKREHDDGKNCIFHVKIAIDKPGYEMSGRDMKYFQEKIAIQWEAITERFNALDKNGLLKRNYIFVPDVKDIIVYDENYFSRKDNPRIPYDKFQLIVCYDFYKDDNINMGGGSYSGDMNAGIDLIGMGAHCKNAEEFDRVLNPETSGFEEALAHELGHFRGLLDTYLCDLSSSNNKINGQSFTAEWGNMMGAYNRPIGEVWWSDYEAYVINVTGAKHCAGSGTVAAYFPENMEVTVTEQGKPCDDFTLKFYPKEGSIIKSVKHEFKGTGGVIQIDARKLFWEKEGGWNNRPYAGSFYKLFLVEAINKKTGKKAYKMLPYYDLHKQGLIDKSEKPIDGESTFKYSINID; encoded by the coding sequence ATGAAATATAACAATTTTCTATTTTGTTTCCTATTAAACACCGTTGTAGCATTCTCAAGCGCCTGCAACGATGACAATGAAGAAGCAGGCAATCTTGCCTGCTTCCAAGAAAGCGGATACGTTGCCGCTGAGTTCTCTTATCAAGACGATAATTTCGAGCAAACAATGACCGTGCTGAACAGAGGTATGGGAACGTTTAATACGCAAATAACTCCCTATACACAAGCAGAAATGGCTGCTTACAACCAGAAAAATGGCACCAACTATCATGTGATGCCGGAAGGCACTTACAAGTTGAGCGAAACCAATCTCTCATTTACCGACAGCGAGAAGGCTAAAGACATTCTTGTAACGATGTATCCGAACAAATTATTCGAAGTGATACGGAAAGATACGGAAAGCAAACAATACGCCTTACCGTTGAAAGTGGGGAACCGGAGCAACTCCGGCGCCATTTACGTGGTAAATATGGATTATCCCGTTCTTAAATTATCAGAAGAAGAAATAACTCTAAGAATGGTGAATGAAGAAGAAGAGAGATCAATAACAGCATGTACATACGAAGAACAAGAAGCAACCGAACCTATTCCAAATAAAGGAAATATCAGTTTAGATCTTACCATTCCAAACAATGCAGAAGAATGGTTGAAAGAGTACAATACAAAAAACAGTACCGAATATCAATTATTGCCCTCAACCGCATACGAACTTGACAAAATGACCGGAACAGAAGGAGAAGAGCAATGTAGCGCTTCAATCAAAGTAAAACGTACACTCTCGTCAGGAGAACCGTTGGGATATGGCAACTATATTGTACCAATAAAATTAACAGGAATCGATAACAAGGTTGCGGTGAATCATGATATTCATATAATAAAAGTCATCAATACAAATGAATATAATGATGTGAAAAGAGAACATGACGACGGAAAAAATTGCATATTCCATGTAAAAATAGCCATTGATAAACCGGGCTACGAGATGTCAGGTAGAGACATGAAATACTTCCAAGAAAAAATCGCCATTCAATGGGAAGCTATTACCGAACGCTTTAATGCACTCGACAAGAATGGATTATTGAAACGAAACTATATCTTTGTACCCGATGTGAAAGACATCATCGTGTATGATGAGAATTACTTCAGTAGAAAAGATAACCCTAGGATACCTTATGACAAATTTCAATTAATAGTCTGCTACGACTTTTATAAAGATGACAATATCAATATGGGGGGAGGAAGCTACAGTGGCGATATGAACGCAGGCATTGATCTCATTGGTATGGGCGCCCATTGCAAGAACGCTGAAGAGTTCGACAGAGTACTCAATCCGGAAACATCAGGTTTTGAAGAAGCTTTGGCACATGAGTTAGGACACTTTCGCGGATTACTTGATACGTATTTATGCGACCTAAGCTCATCCAATAATAAAATCAATGGGCAGTCTTTCACTGCCGAATGGGGAAATATGATGGGAGCTTATAACCGGCCAATTGGTGAGGTATGGTGGAGTGATTATGAAGCTTATGTAATCAACGTCACAGGTGCAAAACATTGCGCCGGTAGTGGCACAGTTGCGGCATATTTTCCCGAAAATATGGAGGTGACAGTTACTGAACAAGGGAAACCGTGCGATGATTTCACATTGAAATTCTATCCTAAAGAGGGCAGTATCATTAAATCCGTTAAACATGAATTTAAAGGGACTGGAGGAGTGATACAAATTGACGCTAGAAAACTCTTCTGGGAAAAAGAGGGCGGGTGGAACAACCGTCCATATGCCGGTTCCTTCTATAAACTCTTCTTGGTAGAAGCTATTAATAAAAAGACCGGAAAAAAAGCATATAAAATGCTACCTTATTATGATCTCCATAAACAAGGGCTAATTGACAAATCAGAAAAGCCTATTGACGGTGAATCAACTTTCAAGTATTCCATCAATATAGACTAA